In Nitrospira sp., the sequence ATGCCGTCATCCGTCACGACAAGTTCCACCTCTCCTTGCTCGGTTTCGCCCAAGGTCACCGCGACATGCTTCGCCTTTGCATGTTTGAGGACATTGCAGAGACTCTCCTGAAGCAGACCACAAATCGTCGTCATGGTGCCGGGCGGAATTATTGTCGGGCAACAATTCCGGAGGTTCGCCGTCCTAAAGCCCGATGCTGGATTCAAGTGCCTCCATACCACTATACTGGAGGAAGGAACTCTTTCTACTAGGACGAGATTCGCGAAGTGACCGGTTCTTTTCTTGACTACGCTTCTAGGGCATTTCCTAGTCGTTGGTCAACTTGATGGTCACCATATAATACGGTGACAAGACCTTTTCTCGACGTCTGTCCGTCGCATTAGAGAGGTCTGCCTGCTATGATCAGCGCGTGCTAACGGGCCCCGATCCTCAGGAATGATTCGACAGTGAGCGACCATCGCACTCCGCAGCCGCAGAATGACAGCGATCCACAGGAAACCCACGAATGGCTGGATTCGCTTGAGTATGTCCTCGAGACAGGAGGCGTGGAGCGGGCGACTTACCTCTTTGAACGTCTCCACGATCGACTCGCCCAACGAGGGGCACGGATTTCCAACCCCTTCAACACACCATATGTCAACACGATTCCTGTCGCCCAGGAACCGGCTTATCCTGGCAACCTTGAGCTTGAACGTCGCATCCGCAGTCTCGTTCGGTGGAACGCTCTGGCAATGGTCGTCAAAGCGAATAAAGAACATTCCGGCATCGGCGGGCATATTTCGACGTATGCCTCGGCGGCCACCTTGTACGAGGTCGCCTTCAACCATTTTCTGCGCGGCAAAGATTCACCCGATCGCGGAGACCTCGTCTATTTCCAAGGGCATGCCAGCCCGGGGATCTATGCACGCGGTTATGTCGAGGGCCGGCTTTCAGAAGAGGCGCTGCATTACTTCCGGGGCGAGATCACAGGCGAGGGAAAAGGCTTGTCGTCATACCCCCATCCCTGGCTCATGCCGGACTACTGGGAATTTCCAA encodes:
- a CDS encoding ATP-binding protein, with protein sequence MNPASGFRTANLRNCCPTIIPPGTMTTICGLLQESLCNVLKHAKAKHVAVTLGETEQGEVELVVTDDGIGFDPTLAWDGQRGMGIVGMRERARVLGGTLKIAGEPGQGTTVTFSIP